The following proteins are encoded in a genomic region of Bosea beijingensis:
- a CDS encoding UPF0262 family protein, translating into MSDVSTATNQRLVGLTLDESSLGRGTPDQEHERAVAIYDLIERNSFVIPEHDGGPYLVHLAMVERRLVFEIKQADGAPVVTHHLSLSPFRRIIKDYELVCDSYYAAIRTSTPTQIEAIDMGRRGLHDEAAGILAERLASKVEVDFDTARRLFTLIYALHWKG; encoded by the coding sequence ATGTCCGACGTCTCGACTGCCACCAACCAGCGCCTGGTCGGCCTGACCCTCGACGAGAGCTCCCTTGGCCGCGGCACGCCCGATCAGGAGCATGAGCGCGCCGTCGCGATCTATGACCTGATCGAGCGCAACAGCTTCGTCATTCCCGAGCATGACGGCGGGCCGTATCTCGTGCATCTCGCCATGGTCGAGCGGCGCCTCGTCTTCGAGATCAAGCAGGCCGATGGCGCGCCGGTGGTGACGCATCATCTCTCGCTCAGCCCGTTCCGGCGCATCATCAAGGACTACGAACTGGTCTGCGACAGCTATTACGCGGCGATCAGGACCTCGACGCCGACGCAGATCGAGGCGATCGACATGGGCCGGCGCGGCCTGCATGACGAGGCTGCTGGCATCCTGGCCGAGCGGCTGGCGAGCAAGGTCGAGGTCGATTTCGACACGGCGCGCCGCCTCTTCACCCTGATCTATGCCCTACACTGGAAGGGCTGA
- a CDS encoding low molecular weight phosphatase family protein gives MCAMNAVRSPMAEALAKHFFGKSIYVQSAGARKGEIDGFVSTVLDEIGIDLSRHKPKSIEELEEWEGLNFDLIITLSPEAHHKALDLTRTHAAEVEYWPTVDPTVFQGSREQKLDAYRDVRDGLIKRIKQRLQS, from the coding sequence ATGTGCGCGATGAACGCCGTGCGCTCGCCCATGGCAGAGGCCCTGGCCAAGCACTTTTTCGGCAAGTCGATCTATGTCCAGTCGGCCGGAGCCCGCAAAGGCGAGATCGATGGCTTCGTGTCGACGGTTCTCGACGAGATCGGCATCGACCTCAGCCGCCACAAGCCGAAATCGATCGAGGAGCTGGAGGAGTGGGAAGGGCTGAATTTCGACCTGATCATCACGCTCTCGCCCGAGGCCCATCACAAGGCGCTGGACCTGACGCGGACCCATGCCGCCGAGGTGGAATACTGGCCGACCGTCGATCCCACCGTGTTCCAGGGCTCGCGCGAGCAGAAGCTCGACGCCTATCGCGACGTCAGGGACGGCCTGATCAAGCGGATCAAGCAGCGTCTCCAGAGCTGA